A window from Centropristis striata isolate RG_2023a ecotype Rhode Island chromosome 2, C.striata_1.0, whole genome shotgun sequence encodes these proteins:
- the LOC131988184 gene encoding piggyBac transposable element-derived protein 3-like → MRVIEEIPASSSDSESDSDEDQEVIFSQHELDAVSEGSSDEDESSDQEDEEMDHSAKSKRAKGFSWRKKRFEHQSTAAASVFSAPDELSSPRSYFAQFFDDDLFQLIAEQTNLYSCQLIGASINTTVDEIKSFVGIKLIMGVVRMPSMDDYWAEDTRYAKITNVMSVKRFKCLSRFIHFQDNQTSEPSQDRLCKVTPVLEHVRKKCLEIESENKFSIDEMMVPYKGTKAGSLRQYLPSKPHHWGFKIFVRAGVSGIVYDFLTYTGKSTFGTDQGPAKELGVGANVVIQLCKTIKNPSECVVYFDNFFTSLPLIVHLKESLGLRSLGTIRKNRLKGCTLEDDRALLRQGRGSFDYRVDNEAEVAVVKWSDNKAVTLASSCAAISPLKEVRRFSREERRRVAVPCPNIVSQYNVHMGGVDLADMMVALYRTPARSHRWYLGLFWQMADIAINNGWLLYRRDAKSIGVQKHKKLKEFRLEVADALIHSGKKKGRPSKGGEENVHSPTRCIQRPTTQRPMADVRLDQVDHFPAFTDKGRCRLCPEGQTTIYCTKCGVRLCIVTGKNPRNCFQVFHKK, encoded by the exons ATGAGAGTGATAGAGGAGATCCCTGCAAGTTCTTCTGACTCTGAGTCAGACAGTGATGAAGATCAGGAAGTCATTTTCAGCCAGCATGAGTTAGACGCAGTGAGTGAAGGCAGTTCTGATGAGGATGAAAGTTCTGATCAGGAGGATGAAGAGATGGATCACAGTGCAAAGTCCAAACGAGCCAAGGGATTCAG ctgGCGTAAGAAACGGTTTGAGCACCAGTCAACAGCAGCTGCCAGTGTATTCAGCGCACCTGATGAGCTTTCTTCTCCACGTAGCTACTTTGCCCAATTTTTTGATGATGATCTGTTCCAACTTATTGCTGAACAAACAAATCTCTATAGCTGTCAATTAATTGGAGCCAGCATTAACACTACTGTGGATGAGATTAAGTCATTTGTTGGCATTAAGCTAATCATGGGAGTGGTGAGAATGCCATCCATGGATGATTATTGGGCAGAAGACACACGTTATGCCAAAATAACCAATGTGATGTCAGTAAAAAGGTTTAAATGCCTCTCACGATTCATCCACTTCCAAGACAATCAGACATCAGAACCAAGCCAAGATCGGCTCTGCAAAGTGACACCAGTGCTGGAGCACGTAAGAAAGAAGTGTCTGGAAATTGAGAGTGAGAACAAGTTCTCAATAGATGAGATGATGGTCCCTTACAAAGGAACAAAGGCTGGGTCTCTCCGACAGTATCTCCCGAGCAAACCTCACCATTGGGGCTTCAAGATCTTTGTTCGAGCAGGCGTTTCTGGCATAGTGTATGACTTCCTGACATACACAGGAAAGAGCACATTTGGCACAGACCAGGGTCCAGCCAAAGAACTTGGAGTTGGAGCCAATGTTGTGATTCAACTTTGCAAGACAATTAAGAACCCATCAGAGTGTGTTGTCtactttgacaatttttttaccTCCCTACCACTCATTGTGCATCTGAAGGAGTCCCTTGGTTTGCGAAGTCTGGGAACCATACGCAAGAACAGGCTTAAAGGGTGCACACTTGAGGATGACCGTGCTCTGCTGAGGCAAGGAAGGGGGAGCTTTGACTACAGGGTGGATAATGAGGCAGAAGTGGCTGTTGTAAAATGGTCTGACAACAAAGCTGTCACCTTAGCTAGTTCCTGTGCTGCAATCAGCCCGCTCAAGGAAGTCCGGCGTTTctccagagaggagagaagaagagttgCTGTTCCCTGTCCAAACATTGTGTCACAGTACAATGTCCACATGGGAGGAGTTGACCTTGCTGACATGATGGTGGCCTTGTACCGCACCCCTGCAAGGTCCCACCGGTGGTACCTGGGCCTCTTTTGGCAAATGGCTGATATAGCCATCAACAATGGATGGCTGCTGTATCGTCGAGATGCCAAAAGCATTGGTGTGCAAAAGCACAAAAAGCTCAAGGAATTCAGGCTGGAGGTTGCAGATGCCCTTATCCACAGTGGAAAGAAGAAGGGAAGGCCTTCcaagggaggggaggagaatgTGCACAGCCCCACCAGATGCATACAAAGGCCAACAACCCAAAGACCCATGGCTGATGTCCGCCTTGATCAAGTGGATCACTTCCCAGCCTTCACAGACAAGGGAAGGTGCAGGCTTTGCCCAGAAGGACAGACAACAATCTACTGCACAAAATGTGGTGTTCGTCTATGCATTGTCACCGGGAAAAACCCACGCAACTGCTTCCAAGTGttccataaaaaatga
- the LOC131991665 gene encoding serum amyloid A-5 protein-like: MSRVFTPLSGTYQDSLCRSCKTSVTMKLFLAGIVLFLIVGTNAQWYNFPREAYDGSRDMWRAYKDMKEANWKNSDKYFHARGNHDAANRGAGGRWAAKVISDGREWWKGFVSGRGAEDTAADQEANRHGRNGGDPNDYRPRGLPSKY; encoded by the exons ATGAGCAGAGTCTTCACTCCACTCTCTGGGACCTATCAAGACTCACTCTGCAGGAGCTGCAAG ACATCTGTCACCATGAAGTTGTTTCTGGCAGGAATTGTTCTGTTTCTGATTGTGGGAACCAATGCCCAGTGGTACAACTTTCCTCGTGAAGCATACGACG GAAGTCGTGATATGTGGCGAGCATACAAGGATATGAAGGAGGCCAACTGGAAAAACTCTGACAAATACTTTCATGCCAGAGGAAACCATGATGCTGCCAACAGAGGAGCAGGCGGTCGCTGGGCCGCCAAGGTGATCAG TGACGGCAGAGAGTGGTGGAAGGGGTTTGTGTCAGGTCGTGGTGCCGAGGACACTGCTGCTGATCAGGAGGCAAACAGGCATGGGCGCAACGGAGGAGATCCCAACGATTACAGGCCAAGGGGACTTCCTTCGAAATATTAA
- the LOC131991690 gene encoding serum amyloid A-5 protein-like isoform X2 yields MKLFLAGIVLFLIVGTNAQWYHFPREAAQGSRDMWRAYRDMREANWKNSDKYFHARGNHDAAQRGAGGRWAAKVISNGRELWQGSVSGRGAEDTAADQEANRHGRNGGDPNVYRPRGLPSKY; encoded by the exons ATGAAGTTGTTTCTGGCAGGAATTGTTCTGTTTCTGATTGTGGGAACCAATGCCCAGTGGTACCACTTTCCTCGTGAAGCCGCCCAAG GAAGTCGTGATATGTGGCGAGCATACAGGGATATGAGGGAGGCCAACTGGAAAAACTCTGACAAATACTTTCATGCCAGAGGAAACCATGATGCTGCCCAGAGAGGAGCAGGCGGTCGCTGGGCCGCCAAGGTGATCAG TAACGGCAGAGAGCTGTGGCAGGGGTCTGTGTCAGGTCGTGGTGCCGAGGACACTGCTGCTGATCAGGAGGCAAACAGGCATGGGCGTAACGGAGGAGATCCCAACGTTTACAGGCCAAGGGGACTTCCTTCGAAATATTAA
- the LOC131991690 gene encoding serum amyloid A-5 protein-like isoform X1, with amino-acid sequence MKLFLAGIVLFLTVGTNAQWYHFPREAFQGSRDMWRAYRDMREANWKNSDKYFHARGNHDAAQRGAGGRWAAKVISNGRELWQGSVSGRGAEDTAADQEANRHGRNGGDPNVYRPRGLPSKY; translated from the exons ATGAAGTTGTTTCTGGCAGGAATTGTTCTGTTTCTGACTGTGGGAACCAATGCCCAGTGGTACCACTTTCCTCGTGAAGCATTCCAAG GAAGTCGTGATATGTGGCGAGCATACAGGGATATGAGGGAGGCCAACTGGAAAAACTCTGACAAATACTTTCATGCCAGAGGAAACCATGATGCTGCCCAGAGAGGAGCAGGCGGTCGCTGGGCCGCCAAGGTGATCAG TAACGGCAGAGAGCTGTGGCAGGGGTCTGTGTCAGGTCGTGGTGCCGAGGACACTGCTGCTGATCAGGAGGCAAACAGGCATGGGCGTAACGGAGGAGATCCCAACGTTTACAGGCCAAGGGGACTTCCTTCGAAATATTAA